The sequence GCTGGCGCTGTCCGAGGACCGCGCGGCCAGGGACGAGGCGTCGGCCGAGGCGTCGGAGCCCTCATCGTCCGAGCCGCCGAGCCGCTCCTTGGCGGAGTCCGCAGCGCCGGCCACGGCCTCCTGGGCCTTCGAGGCGACCTCGGGTCCCTTCTCCTTGACGGTCGAGGCGGTGTCCTGCGCGACCTTCGTCGCGGTCTCCTTGGCCTGGGTGGCGCGGCGCTGCACCTCGGGATCCTCGGCGACGCGGTGGGCGGTGCGCTCGAGCGATTCGTAGGGTCCGCGGCCGGCGCGGGAGCCGATCACGAAGCCGATCGCGAGTCCGGCCAGGAAAATGAACTTCTTCATCACTGCCTCCAGCATCGTCGGGGGATGTGACTGCATCGTGCCACAGGCCCCCACCGCGGCGAGGTCGCACCGACCGACCGGTCCCGCGAGGGCGGGGCCGCGGGAGTGCCGCCTCGTCGGTCTGCGTCGGTCCTCGTCGGCCCGCTCCGAGAGGCCGGCGCCGGCCTGTGCCGGGCCCTTCGGAGCTCACCGCCGGGGCCGAGAGGACATACGATCAGGGCACGGCGACGGCGTGGTCCCCCGGGACCGTCCGCTCGCCGCCGCACTGCACCGTCGCCGTGATCCCGAACGAGGAGAAGACTCCGTTGTCCCCCGTGCACCCCTCGCAGTCCCCGCTCGATGACCCCCGCCGCATCCCGACCGTCGAGGACGTCGCGGCGCAGGTGCGCTCCTGGGTGGACGCCGCCGCCACCCGCCCCGTGCCGGGCGCGGCGACGATGCTCTCGGACCTGCTGCGGGACCCGAAGGGCCTGGACTTCACCCTCGCCTTCGTCGACCGGGTGATCCGTCCGGAGGATCCGCGGGCCGCCGCGGTGGAGCTGCGCCGGCTCGCGCAGGATCCGCCGGCCTTCCTGCCCGCGCCGCTGCGGCGCGCGGTCGCCCTCGGAGGCGCCGCCTCGCGCCTCGCCCCCTCGGTCGTGGTCCCCACCGCGCAGGCGGCGATGCGGCGGATGGTGGGGCATCTGATCCTCGATGCGCGGCCCGGCCCGCTGGGGGCCTCGATCACGCGCCTGACGGCGGACGGCACGCATCTCAACATCAATCTGCTGGGCGAGGCCGTGCTCGGCGCGCAGGAGGCGGCCCGACGGCTCGAGGGGGTGCGCGAGCTGGTGGCCCGGCCCGACGTCGACTACGCCTCCATCAAGGTCTCCTCGATCGTCGACCATCTGCCGCTGTGGGCCGCGGCGGAGACCGTCGACCACATCGTCGAGACGCTGCTGCCGCTGTACCTCGAGGCCGCCCGCGCCGAGCGTCCCACCTTCCTCAACATGGACACGGAGGAGTACCGCGACCTGGAGCTGACCCTGCAGGTCTTCGAGAAGCTGCTGGACCGCCCGGAGCTCGCCATGTTGCAGGCCGGGATCGTGCTGCAGGCCTACCTGCCCGACGCCCCCTCCGCCATGTCCCGGCTGCGTCGCTTCGCCGAACGTCGCATCGCGGAGGGCGGGGCACCGATCAAGGTGCGTCTGGTCAAGGGCGCCAACCTCTCGATGGAGCAGGTGGACGCCTCGGTGCACGGCTGGCCCCAGGCCCCGCTGCTGTCGAAGGAGGAGACCGACGCGCAGTACAAGCGCATGCTGCTCGAGGCGCTGGACCCCGAGAAGCTCGCCGCCGTGCATCTCGGGGTCGCAGGCCACAACCTCTTCGACGTCGCCTTCGCGCATCTGCTGATGCGCGAGCGCGCCATCCCCACCGGGCCCGGGCACGGCGTCGAGTTTGAGATGCTCGCCGGCATGGCCCCGGGCCAGCAGGCGGTGGTGCGCGAAGCGACCGGCACCATGCGGCTGTACGTGCCGGTCGTCCATCCCCGCCACTTCGACGTCGCCGTCTCCTACCTGGTGCGCCGCCTCGAGGAGAACGCCTCCTCGCAGAACTTCCTCTCGGCCGCGTTCGAGCTGGACAGCTCCGAGGAGCTCTTCTCCCGCGAGCAGGACCGCTTCGCGCGGGCGCTCGAGCGTGCCCTGCGCGAGACCTCGGTGGCGACCCATCGCGACCAGGACCGCCGCGACGAGGCCCGTGACGCGCACGGGGTCGTGCCCCTCGGCTCCCCGGCGCTGCCGGCGGTGCCCGGCGCCTTCCGCAACACTCCCGACACGGACCTGTCGACTCCCGCGAACCAGGAGTGGGCCGCTCGGATCACCCACCGCATCCGCGGCTCCGAGCTCGGTGAGGCCGAGGCACGCGCCGCCCGCCGCGAGAGCGTCGAGGAGGTCGACGCCACGCTCACGGCGGCGCTCGAGGCGCAGCCCGCGTGGGAGGCGCTCGGCGTGGAGAAACGGGCGACGATCCTGCGCCGGGTGGCGGGCACCCTCGCCGCGCACCGGGCCGAGCTGCTGGAGGTGATGGCCGCAGAGACCGGCAAGACCCTCGAGCAGGGCGATCCCGAGGTCAGCGAGGCGATCGACTTCGCGCTCTTCTACGCGGAGCAGGCCGAGCAGCTGGCAGCGCTCGAGGACCTGAGAGCGCAGGCAAGGCCGCTGACCCTGGTCACCCCGCCGTGGAACTTCCCCGTCGCGATCCCCACCGGCGGGACGCTCGCCGCGCTCGTCACCGGCAGCGCCGTGATCATGAAGCCGGCGCCCCAGTCCCGCCGCTGCGGAGCGCTCATCGGGCGCCTGCTGCACGAGGCCGGTGTGCCCGATGGGGTGTTCACCCTCGTCGACGTGCCGGAGGACGAGGTGGGGCGGTCCCTGATCGCCGATCCGCGGGTGTCCCAGCTGATCCTCACCGGTGCCTCGGACACCGCGGCGCTGTTCGCCTCCTGGCGGCCGGAGCTGCGGATCCTCGCCGAGACCAGCGGCAAGAACTCCATCATCGTGACCCCGCAGGCGGATCTCGACCTGGCCGCCCACGACGTCGCCGCGAGCGCCTTCGGGCATGCGGGTCAGAAATGCTCGGCGGCCTCGCTCGTGATCACCGTCGGCTCGGTCACCACCTCGCGCCGCTTCTCGGCCCAGCTGGCCGACGCAGTGCTGAGCCTGCACGTGGGGATGCCCACCGACCCGACCGTGCAGATGGGTCCGGTGATCGAGCCGCCCGGGGAGAAGCTCCGCTCGGGGCTCACCGAGCTCGCGGAGGGCGAGACGTGGCTGTCCCGTCCGCGGCAGCTGGACGAGGGCGGTCGAGTCTTCTCCCCGGGCGTGCGCACCGGGGTGCAGGAGGGGTCGGCGTTCCACCTCACCGAGTACTTCGGGCCGGTGCTCGGCGTGATCCACGCCGAGACGCTCGAGGAGGCGGTGCGGATCCAGAACGGCACGGCCTTCGGGCTCACCGCCGGGCTGCACTCCCTGGAGCCCTCGGAGATCGCCTGGTGGACCGAGCACGTGGAGGCCGGGAACCTCTACGTCAACCGCGGCATCACGGGGGCGATCGTGCAGCGGCAGCCCTTCGGCGGCTGGAAGCGCTCCGCGATCGGGCAGACCGCCAAGGCCGGCGGCCCGAACTATCTCGTGCACCTGATGGACTGGGCCGACGCCGCGGCCGTGCCGGACGCTCTCGCCGAGGCGGACGCCTGGCTGGCCGAGGCCCGGCACAGCGACCGGGAGCACTGGGCGAGCACCTTCGCCCCGCGCGACGTGCAGGACCTCCACGGCGAGATCAACCTGCTGCGGCACCTGCCGCTGCCGGTGATGGTCCGCGCGACGGAGGGGACCTCCACGCAGGAGCTGCGGCGCGTGCTGCACGCCGCCGCGACCGCCGGCGCCGAGGTGGAGGTCTCGGTCCCGCAGCAGCCGCTCGCGGACGCCGCGCTGGCCGCCGGGATCTCCGAGGCGGCGGTGCGCCTCGAGGACGCCGCCGCCTTCGCGGCCCGGGTCCCCACCCTCGAGCAGAGCCGGATCCGCCTGCTCGGCGAGGCCGACGACGCGCTGCGCCGCGCTCTCGCGGAGAGGATCGAGGTCGCCCTGTTGACGGGCGCCGTCGTGGCCAGCGGGCGCGTGGAGCTGCTGCCCTTCCTGCATGAGCAGGCGATCAGCGCCACGAACCACCGTTACGGCGATCCCCTCCCCCACGCCCTGGATCTCAACGGCGGCCGCGGCTGGGCCCGCGGCTGCGCCTGAGGACGAGGCTCAGACCGCACCGGCTCGACGGGCCTCGCTCCGGGGACGCCCGCTGCGACCCGCGGCACACCTCCCGCCCGGAGGAGGTGCCGTGGGTCGCAGCCGTTCGCGTGCCTCTGCGCCGCGAGGCGGCGGACGTCGTACCGTGCTGCGGTAGTCTCCCGCCCTCATCGAAGGACTCCGATGTCGGACAGCTCCCCGCAGCCCCGCCCCTCACGGCCCCGCGATCCCCACCTCGACAACGCCCGCGGCATCCTCATCGCGCTCGTCGTGGTGGGACACGCCATCGAATGCTTCGCGGCCGAGGCGGGCGTGCTCGGGGACACGCTGTACACGGCGATCTACTCGTTCCACATGGCCGCGTTCATCATGATCTCGGGCTTCCTCTCCCGCTCGTACCGCAACGAGCCGCGACAGGTGCGGCGGCTGCTCACGGCGATGGTGGTGCCGTACGTGCTCTTCCAGCTGATCCATGAGGCGGGGAAGGCGCTGCTGCTCGGCGAGGACTTCGAGCTGCAGATGTTCCTGCCGGCGTGGACCCTGTGGTTCCTGGTCGCCCTGGTGGCGTGGCGCCTGCTCACGCCGGTGCTGCGGCAGCTGCGCCATCCGCTGCTCTTCGCGGTGGCGATCGCCGTGATCTCCCCGCTGGACCCGGATCTCGACTCGACCTTCAGCCTGGGCCGGATCGCGCAGATGCTTCCGTTCTTCGTGCTGGGGCTGGTCACCACGCCGCAGATGCTCGAGCGCCTCCTCGCATTCCGTCACCGCTGGGCGGGGGGTGCGGTGCTCGCGGGCGTCGTCACCGTCGCTCTGCTGGTGGGCGACTGGCTGCCGCCGTCGGTGTTCTTCCTCCGCGGGCCCTACGACCTGGACGACGGCGTCCTGTCCGAGATGGTCCTGCAGGTGCTCGTGCTGCTGGCCGGCGTGGCGGGCAGCCTCTCCCTGCTGCTGGTCGCACCGCGCGGGCGCTCCGCGCTCACCGTGGTCGGCGAGCGTTCCCTGACGGTCTATCTGCTGCACCCGGTGGTGCTGCTGCCGTTCCGGTACGCAGAGCAGCTGCCGGCCTGGTGGGCGAGCTGGTGGGGCACGCTCGGGCTGGTGGCGCTCGCTCTGGTGCTGACCGCTGTGCTCGCCAGCGGCATCGTCGCTCACGCCACCCGGTGGCTCACGAATCCGCCGATCGGTCACCTGCTGGTGCGGCCGGAGCAGCCTGCGGCCCCCTCCCCCGCGCCCCGCTGACGGCGACCGTCGCAGTCGACGCCGTGTGATGCGTGATGCGTCGGACCAGGTGCCGCATTCCGACGCATCACGCAGCCTGCTGGTGCCGGTGGTGCGCAGCAGCGGAGGGGGCGGCGCGTCAGCTGGTCGAGGCGGTGCCGACGCGGGCGCCCTCCGGCACCTCGCCGCCTTCCTCGCCGAGCACCGCATCGCCGATCACGGTCACGTCGGCGCCGAAGGTCCAGTCGCCCTGCACCTCGAGGCTCGAAGCGTCCTTGAGCGAGGGCACGCCGTAGGGGAAGCGCGGCTCGAAGTCCTGGATGAGCTTGTAGGACCCGGCCTGCAGCGACACCGTCGGCACGTTCTCGACCTGCTGCACGAGCGCGGCCCGCTCGTCGAGCGCGTAGGCGTCCGAGCGCACCAGCAGCAGATCGGAGGTCGCCTTCACCGGCAGGAAGCGGTCGCGGCCCACCACGATCGCGGTCGCGCCGTCGAACACCTCGATCGCGGCGCCCATCGCGGACTCGATCTGGTAGACGGGGGTGCTGGTCTTGTCGGCCGGGTCCACCGTCTTCTCGTTGCGGATCAGCGGCAGGCCCATGATCCCGTCGCGCTCGGCGAGCACCGCCGCCATCTGCTCGAGGTCGAACCAGAGGTTGTTCGTGTGGAAGAACGGGTGGCGGTGCTCATCGGTGAAGTAGTCCATCTCCTCGGCCGGGGTCTGCGCGGTGTCGCGCAGGATGAGCCGCCCGTCGGACTTGCGCACCGCCAGGTGCCCGCCCTTGCGGTCGGCGGGCGTGCGGCGGCACAGCTCCGCGGCGTAGGGCGCGCCGGTGGCGGCGAACCAGGCGGCGATCACCGGGCTCGGGACGGTGCCGAGGTTGTCCGAGTTGGAGACGGAGGCGTACTTGAAACCGGCGTCCAGCAGCTGCTGGAGCAGGCCGGAGGTCTGCAGCGCGGTGTAGATGTCGCCGTGGCCGGGCGGGCACCACTCGAGATCAGGATCTGCCTCCCAGTCCACCGGGGTGAGGTCGTCCTGGCGGAGCTTGGGCTCCTTGTTCTGCAGGAAGTCCAGCGGCAGGTCGCCGACCGGGAGATCGGGGTACTTCGAGAGCACCTCGAGGGTGTCCTCCCGGGTGCGGAAGGAGTTCATGAAGATCAGCGGCAGACGCGACCCGGTGCCGCGACGGGCGGCGAGGACCTGCTCCACGATGATGTCCAGGAACGATTTGCCGTCCCGCACGGGCAGCAGCGACTTGGCCTGGTCCAGGCCCATCGAGGTGCCGAGCCCGCCGTTGAGGTTGATGATCGCCAGCTGGTCGAAGACCTGCTTGGCCTCGCCCACATCGATCTTCACGTCCTCGAGCAGCGGCGGGTCGAGGTACGGCTCGATCGTGTCCTCGGGGATCGTGCCGGTGACGCCGTCCTCGAGCTGACCGTAGTAATGGGAGAAGACGTCGATCGCGGTCTGTGCGACCCCGTCGTCGGCCATCTTCCTCTGCGCTGCGGCAAGTCCTTCTGTGCTCATGGGTCCAGGGTATCGGGACGGAGGCGTGCTCTGCTCCGTCCGTCCCGACCGCCCTCTGGATGTCAGCCGTCGAGCGCGAGCCGCGGCCAATGGGCGAGCGCGCGCAGCACGGACCGATCATGCGTGGCGAGCACCACGGCCGACGGGGTCTCCTCGAGCGCGTCGAGCAGGTCGTCGACGCCGCTGATCCCCAGGTGGTTGGTGGGTTCGTCGAGCAGGGCGACGTCGGGACGCTCGGTGAACAGCGCGGCCAGCGCCCGCCGTCTGCGCTCCCCCGGGCTGCCCCGATGGGGTGATCTCGCCCCGTCGTCCTCCTGCTCGAGCAGTCCGATGCGCGCATCGCTCAGACGCCGCACCGCTCCGACCGTGGGGGCCAGGTCCCCGGCCAGGACGCGCAGGAGCGTCGTCTTGCCGGCGCCGTTCGGCCCCACCACGAGCAGGCGGTCGCCACCCGCGAGGCGCAGCGAGGTGGAGGCCAGACGCGGCGGCAGCCCGGCTTCCCGCTCGACCTCCACTCCGTCGGCGCGCAGCAGAGGAGTCCCTGCCCGGGTGTCGGAGGCGGGGAGCCGGAGCCGTGGAGGCGGCGTCGGCACATCGAGCCGATGCTCCTGGAGACGATCGAGCCGATCGTTCATCGCCCGCACCACGCCCGGGGCGCGGCTCTGTCGCTGATGCCTGCCGGTGCCCTTGTCGGGTCGCCATCCCGTGGAGAGGCGGGAGCGAGCCGTCTCGGCCTGGGCCTGCAGCCGCTCGTGCTCGTCCTGCTGCGCCCGGTGGGCGGCCTCCCAGGCGGCCCGATGACGGCGTCTGGCCTGCTGCCATTGCTCCAGTCCGCCGCTGACCAGCAACGGCCGGCCGTCACTGGTCGGGTCCAGATCGAGGAACCCGGTGGCGATCTCGGCGAGCAGCGCCCTGTCGTGGGAGATGATCGCGGCCGCCCCCGGATGCTCGCGCACCGCCTGGGTCAGGTGGCCGAGCCCACGGGCGTCGAGATGGTTCGTGGGCTCGTCGAGCAGGAGCAGATCGGCCCGGGCGGCGATCACCCCCGCCAGGCGCACCCGGTAGCGCTGGCCCACGGACATCGTGTCGAGCCGGCGCCCCCGCTCGGTGATCGCGCCGACCTCCTCGAGAGCGACCTGGAGGCGGCGGGGCGCATCCCAGGCGTCGATCGCGGCGGCCGCGGCGAGGGCGTCGTCGTAGCGCTGCGCCGCGGCGGCCCCGGTGTCCTCGCCGAGCGCCGAGGCCGCCTCGTCGAGAGCGTGCAGCACGCCGAGCGGACGGGCCAGGAGCTCGTCGAGCAGTGCGCCGACGGTGCGCGGACCGGATGCGTCCACGGCCAGCTCCTGAGGCACGACGCCGAGGCTGCCGTGTCGTGCGATCGTTCCGGCATCGGGTTCGAGGTCGCCGCCGAGCGCCTCGAGGAGGGTGCTCTTGCCGCGTCCGTTCTCCCCGACCACGGCGAGGCGGTCGCCCGGAGCGAGGGTGAGGTCCACGCCGCGCAGCAACACCCGGCCGCCGCGGGCGAGGTGGAGGTCCCGGGCGCGCAGGTGCGCAGCGCCGGTGGTGGTGCGGACAGAGATGTGTGACGTCATGTCGTGCCTTCCGGTGAGCAGTCACCGGGCATGGCGGAGCGCCGCCCGGTCGGAGTCCGGACGACGGCGCGAGGGGATGTGCTGTGGCGCCGCCGTCAGCGGCGGGCGCGGGGGCGCGGCGCGACGGTCGCGAAGCACAGGCAGGAGAACGTCATGCCCCGACCGTAGAGCTCCCGCCGCGAGGCGTCACGCGAATACTCGAGGACCACCGCGGCGCCACATCGTCCGCTCGCCGCCTGCCGCCTCTGCTCGGCGTCGCCCTCCGTACGATGGCGCGATGAGCACCTCCTCCCTCACGCAGCTGCGCGACCTCATGCACGATCACCACATCCGTGCGGTGGTGTCGGATCTCGACGGGGTGCTGCGGCTCTTCGATCCGTCTCTGTGGGGCGAGCTCGACGCGATCGGCGGGGTGCCGGAGGGCACGGTCTACGAGGCGGTGCTCGGTCATCCCTTCCTCGACGAGGTGGTGCGGGGCCGTGGCACGCACCGCCAATGGTGCGAGCACGCAGCATCCGCCCTGGTGGCGGCGGGCAGCACGCCGGAGCGTGCCGACGCCGTGATCCGGGGGTGGCTGTCCTCCCCCGCCCGGATCGATCGAGAGGTCCTGGACGAGCTGGAGACGCTGCGCGCCGCGGGGACGGCGGTGTTCCTCCTGACCAACGGCACCGACCGGGTTCCCGAGGAGCTCGACGACCTGGAGATGACGCCCTTCCTCGGCCCGGGCCGACGGTTCCTGCTGAACACAGCGGATCTCGGTGCCGCCAAGCCTGACCGCGGCGCCTACGCGCTTGCGCATGCGCGGATCGAGCACGAGCTCGGCGAGAGCCTGGACGCCGAACAGGTCGCGTTCCTCGACGACTCCCCGCGGCACGTGCGCGGTGCCGCCTCCTACGGGTGGCATGCGGTGCTCCACCGCGCCGTGTGAGAACGGGGATGCCGGCCCCGTCGGAGCACGCGCCCGCCCTCCCTTAGAATCGACTGCTATGAGCACAGTCCTGTCCGCGGTCGCCTGGCCGTACGCCAATGGTCCCCGCCACATCGGCCATGTCGCCGGCTTCGGCGTCCCCTCCGACGTCTTCTCCCGGTACATGCGGATGGCGGGCCATGACGTGCTCATGGTCTCCGGCACCGACGAGCACGGCACCCCGATCCTCGTCGAGGCCGACAAGGAGGGCATCAGCGCCCGCGACCTCGCCGATCGCAACAACCGCCTCATCGTCGAGGACCTCGTCGCGCTGGGGCTGAGCTACGACCTGTTCACCCGCACCACCACCCGCAACCACCACCAGGTGGTGCAGGACATGTTCGTCACGGTGCGGGACAACGGCTACATGATCGAGCAGACCACCTCGGGGGCGATCTCCCCCTCGACGGGCCGCACCCTGCCGGATCGCTACATCGAGGGCACCTGCCCGATCTGCAGCGCCGGCGGTGCGCGCGGCGACCAGTGCGACAACTGCGGCAACCAGCTCGACCCCACCGACCTCATCGACCCCGTCTCCCGCATCAACGGCGAGACCCCGGAGTTCGTCGAGACCTCGCACTGGTTCCTGGATCTGCCGGCGCTGGCCGCAGAGCTGGGCCGATGGCTCGACGAGCGGGAGGCGACCGGGCTGTGGCGCCCGAACGTGATCCGCTTCAGCCAGAACATCCTCGAGGACATCAAGCCCCGCGCGATGACCCGCGACATCGACTGGGGCATCCCGGTGCCGGGCTGGGAGGACCAGCCGAACAAGCGCCTGTACGTGTGGTTCGATGCGGTGATCGGCTATCTCTCCGCCTCGATCGAGTGGGCCCGCCGCTCCGGCGACCCCGAGGCGTGGCGCAGGTGGTGGAACGATCCCGAGACCCTCGCCTACTACTTCATGGGCAAGGACAACATCGTCTTCCACTCGCAGATCTGGCCGGCGGAGATGATCGCCCAGAACGGGCAGGGCGACAAGGGCGGCGAGCCCGGCCGCTTCGGGGAGCTGAAGCTCCCCACCGAGGTGGTCTCCAGCGAGTTCCTCACCATGGAGGGCAAGAAGTTCTCCTCCTCGAAGGGGATCGTCATCTACGTGCGGGACGTGCTCGAGCGCTACCAGCCCGATGCGCTGCGCTACTTCATCTCCGCGGCCGGCCCGGAGAACCAGGATGCGGACTTCACCTGGGTCGATTTCGTCTCCCGCACCAACAACGAGCTGGTCGCCGGCTGGGGGAACCTCGTCAACCGCACCGCGGCGATGATCGCGAAGAACGTGGGCGAGATCCCGGAGGCCGGAGAATTCGAGGAGATCGACACCGCCCTGCTGGATCAGATCCGCGAGGGCTTCACCACGGTGGGCGGCCTCATCGAGGCGCACCGTCAGCGCGCCGCGATCGCGGAGGCCATGCGCCTGGTGGGCGAGGCGAACGCGTACGTCTCCCGCACCGAGCCGTTCAAGATGAAGGCCGAGGAGCAGCGTCCCCGCCTGCTCACGGTGCTGCATGTGCTCGCCCAGGCGGTCACCGACCTCAACACGATGCTCGCCCCCTTCCTGCCGCAGTCCGCGAACGCGGTGGAGCGGGCACTGGGCGGGCAGCGCCAGATCGCGCCGATGCCCCGCATCGAGGAGGTCGAGGATCTCGACGGCGGGCCGCGCTACCCCATCATCACCGGCGACTACACCGACGTCCCCGCCTGGGAGCACCGACCGGTCACACCCGGCCAGACGGTCGCCAAGCCCACCCCGATCTTCGTCAAGCTCGATCCGACGATCGCGGAGCAGGAGCTCGAGCGGCTCGAGGCCGCCGCGGAGGAGTGAGCACGGCCCGGCGCGGGCACCGCCTCCTGCGCACCTGACCGTCTGGCCCGTCCCCGCCCCCCACCGGGCGGTGAGGGGATACGGTGTCCGCACCGAAGCCCTCGGCGAGGAGGCGTTGCCGCCATGTCCATCCCTGAGCCACGATCCGGTGCGGGCCCCGCACCCGCCCAGCATCTGAACACGAAGGTCGTCGGGATCTCGATCGCCGCCGCCGTCGGCGGTTTCCTGTTCGGCTTCGACACCTCGGTGATCAACGGCGCGGTCAACGCGCTCTCCGACGAGTTCTCCCTCGGCGCCGGGCTCACCGGTTTCGCGGTCTCCTCGGCACTGCTGGGCTGTGCCATCGGCGCCTGGTTCGCCGGCGCCCTCTCGAACCGGTTCGGCCGGATCCCGGTGATGGTGATCGCCGCGATCCTGTTCTTCATCTCCGCGGTGGGCTCCGGTCTCGCCTTCGGGGTGTGGGATCTGATCGTGTGGCGCGTGGTGGGCGGCCTGGGCGTCGGCGCCGCGAGCGTCATCGCCCCCGCCTACATCGCCGAGGTCGCGCCCGCGAAGTTCCGCGGCCGCCTCGGTTCCCTGCAGCAGCTCGCGATCGTGCTGGGCATCTTCACGGCGCTGCTGTCGAACGCTGTCATCGCCAACTCGGCCGGAGGCTCCTCG comes from Brachybacterium faecium DSM 4810 and encodes:
- a CDS encoding L-proline dehydrogenase /delta-1-pyrroline-5-carboxylate dehydrogenase (PFAM: Aldehyde dehydrogenase family; Proline dehydrogenase); this encodes MPGPSELTAGAERTYDQGTATAWSPGTVRSPPHCTVAVIPNEEKTPLSPVHPSQSPLDDPRRIPTVEDVAAQVRSWVDAAATRPVPGAATMLSDLLRDPKGLDFTLAFVDRVIRPEDPRAAAVELRRLAQDPPAFLPAPLRRAVALGGAASRLAPSVVVPTAQAAMRRMVGHLILDARPGPLGASITRLTADGTHLNINLLGEAVLGAQEAARRLEGVRELVARPDVDYASIKVSSIVDHLPLWAAAETVDHIVETLLPLYLEAARAERPTFLNMDTEEYRDLELTLQVFEKLLDRPELAMLQAGIVLQAYLPDAPSAMSRLRRFAERRIAEGGAPIKVRLVKGANLSMEQVDASVHGWPQAPLLSKEETDAQYKRMLLEALDPEKLAAVHLGVAGHNLFDVAFAHLLMRERAIPTGPGHGVEFEMLAGMAPGQQAVVREATGTMRLYVPVVHPRHFDVAVSYLVRRLEENASSQNFLSAAFELDSSEELFSREQDRFARALERALRETSVATHRDQDRRDEARDAHGVVPLGSPALPAVPGAFRNTPDTDLSTPANQEWAARITHRIRGSELGEAEARAARRESVEEVDATLTAALEAQPAWEALGVEKRATILRRVAGTLAAHRAELLEVMAAETGKTLEQGDPEVSEAIDFALFYAEQAEQLAALEDLRAQARPLTLVTPPWNFPVAIPTGGTLAALVTGSAVIMKPAPQSRRCGALIGRLLHEAGVPDGVFTLVDVPEDEVGRSLIADPRVSQLILTGASDTAALFASWRPELRILAETSGKNSIIVTPQADLDLAAHDVAASAFGHAGQKCSAASLVITVGSVTTSRRFSAQLADAVLSLHVGMPTDPTVQMGPVIEPPGEKLRSGLTELAEGETWLSRPRQLDEGGRVFSPGVRTGVQEGSAFHLTEYFGPVLGVIHAETLEEAVRIQNGTAFGLTAGLHSLEPSEIAWWTEHVEAGNLYVNRGITGAIVQRQPFGGWKRSAIGQTAKAGGPNYLVHLMDWADAAAVPDALAEADAWLAEARHSDREHWASTFAPRDVQDLHGEINLLRHLPLPVMVRATEGTSTQELRRVLHAAATAGAEVEVSVPQQPLADAALAAGISEAAVRLEDAAAFAARVPTLEQSRIRLLGEADDALRRALAERIEVALLTGAVVASGRVELLPFLHEQAISATNHRYGDPLPHALDLNGGRGWARGCA
- a CDS encoding acetyltransferase, fucose-4-O-acetylase (PFAM: Acyltransferase family); translation: MSDSSPQPRPSRPRDPHLDNARGILIALVVVGHAIECFAAEAGVLGDTLYTAIYSFHMAAFIMISGFLSRSYRNEPRQVRRLLTAMVVPYVLFQLIHEAGKALLLGEDFELQMFLPAWTLWFLVALVAWRLLTPVLRQLRHPLLFAVAIAVISPLDPDLDSTFSLGRIAQMLPFFVLGLVTTPQMLERLLAFRHRWAGGAVLAGVVTVALLVGDWLPPSVFFLRGPYDLDDGVLSEMVLQVLVLLAGVAGSLSLLLVAPRGRSALTVVGERSLTVYLLHPVVLLPFRYAEQLPAWWASWWGTLGLVALALVLTAVLASGIVAHATRWLTNPPIGHLLVRPEQPAAPSPAPR
- a CDS encoding UDP-glucose pyrophosphorylase (PFAM: UTP--glucose-1-phosphate uridylyltransferase), producing the protein MSTEGLAAAQRKMADDGVAQTAIDVFSHYYGQLEDGVTGTIPEDTIEPYLDPPLLEDVKIDVGEAKQVFDQLAIINLNGGLGTSMGLDQAKSLLPVRDGKSFLDIIVEQVLAARRGTGSRLPLIFMNSFRTREDTLEVLSKYPDLPVGDLPLDFLQNKEPKLRQDDLTPVDWEADPDLEWCPPGHGDIYTALQTSGLLQQLLDAGFKYASVSNSDNLGTVPSPVIAAWFAATGAPYAAELCRRTPADRKGGHLAVRKSDGRLILRDTAQTPAEEMDYFTDEHRHPFFHTNNLWFDLEQMAAVLAERDGIMGLPLIRNEKTVDPADKTSTPVYQIESAMGAAIEVFDGATAIVVGRDRFLPVKATSDLLLVRSDAYALDERAALVQQVENVPTVSLQAGSYKLIQDFEPRFPYGVPSLKDASSLEVQGDWTFGADVTVIGDAVLGEEGGEVPEGARVGTASTS
- a CDS encoding ATPase component of ABC transporters with duplicated ATPase domain (PFAM: ABC transporter), with product MTSHISVRTTTGAAHLRARDLHLARGGRVLLRGVDLTLAPGDRLAVVGENGRGKSTLLEALGGDLEPDAGTIARHGSLGVVPQELAVDASGPRTVGALLDELLARPLGVLHALDEAASALGEDTGAAAAQRYDDALAAAAAIDAWDAPRRLQVALEEVGAITERGRRLDTMSVGQRYRVRLAGVIAARADLLLLDEPTNHLDARGLGHLTQAVREHPGAAAIISHDRALLAEIATGFLDLDPTSDGRPLLVSGGLEQWQQARRRHRAAWEAAHRAQQDEHERLQAQAETARSRLSTGWRPDKGTGRHQRQSRAPGVVRAMNDRLDRLQEHRLDVPTPPPRLRLPASDTRAGTPLLRADGVEVEREAGLPPRLASTSLRLAGGDRLLVVGPNGAGKTTLLRVLAGDLAPTVGAVRRLSDARIGLLEQEDDGARSPHRGSPGERRRRALAALFTERPDVALLDEPTNHLGISGVDDLLDALEETPSAVVLATHDRSVLRALAHWPRLALDG
- a CDS encoding haloacid dehalogenase superfamily protein, subfamily IA, variant 3 with third motif having DD or ED (PFAM: haloacid dehalogenase-like hydrolase~TIGRFAM: haloacid dehalogenase superfamily, subfamily IA, variant 3 with third motif having DD or ED), with product MSTSSLTQLRDLMHDHHIRAVVSDLDGVLRLFDPSLWGELDAIGGVPEGTVYEAVLGHPFLDEVVRGRGTHRQWCEHAASALVAAGSTPERADAVIRGWLSSPARIDREVLDELETLRAAGTAVFLLTNGTDRVPEELDDLEMTPFLGPGRRFLLNTADLGAAKPDRGAYALAHARIEHELGESLDAEQVAFLDDSPRHVRGAASYGWHAVLHRAV